The following proteins are co-located in the Calliphora vicina chromosome 2, idCalVici1.1, whole genome shotgun sequence genome:
- the LOC135951908 gene encoding zinc finger protein weckle has translation MQSTFTNSAVEDSSPNQWINWCRLCAKEDRQNNINFLYQNEEHLENVNKKLSIQEALAKYFWVQTSLEDSMPKMLCTDCLSLVSSMINFNERVERVQLMYLHLAEHQVNTNCLDLNTIRLKFDVTETERDHWFSKYSLNDTNYMDKNSHELTIKDNSQPSASEGQFKVQIKQENGEKLMAMDYDKYMEEDTDQEKEEMVFEDNVNDSCPEDDEDPFQHDKEPTFMENSSSAEDIEEKEIESCAIKSEAEEQKPQLDRSKKKKKRKKLKQFSSIDCKKKKNSSIKDFKMEATCKECGENFTKYILYREHMQLQHDHSHSNKHWPCPACDKVLLSLFNLERHVRIHMPLESRKTIKCPECDNRYTSNAQLDTHVRYKHKNEKPFICEECGLCLRTNSNLRQHMLIHTDIAPYECEVCKKKFKNKTRLKTHLDIHSPNKHVCNICGLQLNSRATLNRHFLVHSDEMQHKCDYCGKAFKRAKALKNHLLLHTGLKPYSCDFCDRTFANGSNCRSHMKKMHPEELAILEASGNKTHTKNIPKLETLKAVTKAADNLTPVVTKFSGCFAFGKKPKNLATNDTKQPQKPPQKLKNPAVPQHDTEKLALASPSSTPLDLQYIPLAGNTTTSTSCLPDAKNLENDLSTTPIPNFDNIYQHLMKQNQAELQIKRPLTQISPQPSPSNVSTPQHNPFYQHSHNDIMNHSMKPSHPSNDLLHSPDSHHSSMTPLTHDDHSNASSIQATFYGPIRTTLPPGNFM, from the exons ATGCAATCAACATTTACTAATTCCGCTGTAGAGGATTCCTCACCCAACCAATGGATCAACTGGTGTCGTTTGTGTGCCAAGGAGGATAGACAGAATAACATAAACTTTCTATATCAAAATGAAGAACATTTAGAAAATGTGAATAAGAAATTAAGTATACAGGAAGCTTTGGCGAAATATTTTTGGGTACag aCTTCCTTGGAGGATTCTATGCCCAAAATGTTATGTACAGATTGTTTGTCGTTGGTGTCTTCCATGATAAACTTTAATGAACGTGTGGAACGCGTGCAACTTATGTATTTACACTTGGCCGAACACCAAGTCAACACAAATTGTTTGGATTTGAATACAATACGTTTGAAATTTGATGTTACTGAAACAGAAAGAGATCAttggttttcaaaatattccttAAATGATACAAATTATATGGATAAAAACTCCCATGAATTGACAATTAAAGATAATAGCCAGCCATCTGCCAGTGAGGGACAATTTAAAGTACAAATtaaacaggaaaatggagagaaACTCATGGCAATGGATTATGATAAATACATGGAAGAAGATACCGACCAGGAAAAGGAGGAAATGGTATTTGAAGACAATGTCAATGATTCATGTCCGGAAGATGATGAAGATCCATTTCAACATGATAAAGAACCGACATTTATGGAAAATTCATCTTCGGCAGAAGATATAGAAGAAAAAGAAATAGAATCTTGTGCTATTAAAAGCGAAGCTGAAGAACAAAAACCCCAACTAGACAGaagtaaaaagaaaaagaaaagaaaaaaattaaaacaattttccaGCATAGATTgcaagaaaaagaaaaactctagcATTAAGGACTTTAAAATGGAGGCTACTTGTAAAGAGTGTGGTGAAAATTTCACCAAATACATACTATATCGTGAACATATGCAACTGCAACATGATCACAGTCATAGTAATAAACACTGGCCATGTCCTGCATGTGATAAAGTTTTACTCAGTCTTTTTAATCTGGAGAGACATGTACGAATTCATATGCCACTGGAGTCTAGGAAAACTATAAAATGTCCCGAATGTGATAATCGTTATACATCGAATGCCCAGTTGGATACGCATGTTAGATATAAGCATAAGAACGAGAAACCATTTATTTGTGAAGAATGTGGTCTGTGCTTGAGGACCAATTCGAATTTGAGACAGCACATGTTGATACACACCGATATAGCGCCGTACGAATGTGAAGTAtgcaaaaagaaatttaaaaataaaactagattaaag ACTCACTTGGATATCCATAGTCCCAACAAACACGTTTGTAATATTTGTGGACTGCAGCTGAATTCTAGAGCCACATTGAATCGCCATTTCCTAGTGCATTCTGATGAAATGCAGCACAAGTGTGACTACTGTGGCAAAGCCTTCAAACGGGCCAAAGCTTTGAAAAATCATTTGCTATTGCATACGGGTCTTAAGCCGTACTCCTGTGATTTTTGTGATCGTACATTTGCCAATGGTTCGAATTGTCGTAgtcatatgaaaaaaatgcatcCAGAGGAGTTAGCGATATTAGAGGCTTCGGGCAATAAGACACATacgaaaaatattccaaaactgGAAACTCTAAAAGCagt CACTAAAGCAGCCGATAATCTAACACCAGTGGTAACGAAATTTAGTGGTTGCTTTGCTTTTggtaaaaaacccaaaaactTAGCAACCAATGACACAAAACAGCCACAAAAGCCTccacaaaaactgaaaaatccaGCAGTCCCGCAACATGATACTGAGAAATTGGCTTTAGCCTCACCTTCCTCCACACCcttagatttacaatatataccGCTGGCCGGTAATACCACAACTTCCACTTCCTGCCTCCCAGATGCCAAGAATCTTGAAAATGATTTGTCAACAACACCCATACcaaattttgataatatttatCAACATTTAATGAAACAAAATCAAGCAGAACTACAAATCAAACGACCACTCACACAAATATCACCGCAACCATCTCCCAGTAATGTTAGTACACCACAACACAATCCATTTTATCAACACAGCCACAACGATATTATGAATCACTCTATGAAGCCTTCACATCCTAGCAATGATTTGCTTCACAGTCCGGACAGCCATCATAGTTCAATGACGCCTTTAACACACGACGATCATTCGAATGCCTCATCAATACAGGCAACATTTTATGGACCAATAAGAACAACTTTACCACCTggtaattttatgtaa
- the LOC135950876 gene encoding myb-like protein AA codes for MIYTKAVFALLINLILLQCRFFKTMAYTQISTSGRRADDGVNDGGGPKIYKAVNFDLIFPKSFNSSENVISTTPETIPSPTKTATAAFVGQPYYPLAQLNEPTYTATAVEQREPTLFITPRPAVAPTTTAPSNEAGIYYDTQQNTNSNNYNEQVVTQNAINIQQQQQQLNDNSKAEKEQEPEQQQQQYLATGRAVDYHTGYPFGQLITPLIKNAPRPVYRKPVTSYSTFPSSSSSVAAAAAKLAAAPSNVGKIIYPQAMYQQKPPSQAEIDKLRGKGKQRDRFSPSEGVASHNFKSNHDHSHDHNHQNHAPSYTPVGKTPSASNVVNSYVPPSNLYSFPPNNVNYPSQSQDTKDALPSGKVNSYSAPASGPLKNSNYNLDTSSSNSSPYQYNGPVSAGYLPPSNGGDGGGDNGDGKDEGKNNDGGGDGDFDNGGGDDSVGVLPASAMDQGGDGNGDMSSDMAGDMGGDMGGDMAGSMDTQDAPDDHSYDTGKEYPTPPPGWLKEHPESAQDHPHHDHHPEKPDIEFDHSHDHHHQPDIIFDHDHDHYHHSYPSYPSYPSYHHHYPEIIYDDHHHDHHVEPPPTTTEAPLPEPPPEPRVKKYSYFYIGRKLWYIPLYFTIWFSFYVLWLILKSIARHKVNLPNHYVSRRSVNYDFSKNKQETLNQLTVSVLDQIDKFKRKYMN; via the exons atgatTTATACCAAAGCAGTTTTTGCGCtgctaataaatttaattttattacaatgccgtttttttaaaactatggCCTACACACAAATTTCCACTAGTGGTAGAAGAGCAGATGATGGTGTCAATGATGGAGGAGGTCCTAAAATATACAAAGCAGtcaattttgatttaatatttcCAAAGAG ttttaattcaAGTGAAAATGTAATCTCTACAACACCTGAAACTATTCCCTCGCCAACAAAGACAGCTACTGCAGCATTTGTTGGTCAACCATATTATCCTTTGGCACAATTGAACGAACCAACGTACACAGCCACGGCAGTAGAACAACGGGAGCCAACTCTATTTATTACACCACGACCAGCAGTGGCACCAACAACGACAGCACCATCTAATGAGGCTGGCATTTACTATGACACACAACAAAACACGAATAGCAATAACTACAATGAACAAGTGGTGACACAAAATGCCATAAATattcagcagcaacaacaacaactaaatgaTAATAGCAAAGCCGAAAAGGAGCAGGAGCcagagcaacaacaacaacaatatttagCTACTGGTCGTGCTGTCGATTATCATACTGGTTATCCCTTTGGTCAACTTATCACGCCATTAATCAAAAATGCACCACGTCCTGTGTATCGCAAACCCGTAACATCGTATTCAACATtcccatcatcatcatcatcggtGGCAGCAGCAGCTGCTAAGTTAGCCGCAGCACCATCAAATGTTGGCAAAATTATCTATCCTCAGGCCATGTATCAACAAAAGCCACCAAGCCAAGCAGAAATTGATAAGTTACGCGGCAAAGGTAAGCAGcg AGATCGTTTTTCTCCCAGTGAAGGTGTTGCCTCACATAATTTTAAGTCGAATCATGATCACTCACATGATCACAATCATCAAAATCATGCACCCTCCTATACACCGGTTGGAAAGACACCCTCCGCTTCCAATGTGGTAAATTCGTATGTGCCACCCAGCAATCTATATTCATTTCCTCCCAATAATGTCAATTATCCTTCGCAATCGCAAGATACTAAAGATGCTTTGCCTTCGGGAAAGGTGAATTCATATTCTGCTCCAGCCTCGGGACCTTTGAAAAATTCTAACTATAATTTAGACACATCTAGTAGTAATAGTAGTCCATATCAATATAATGGGCCAGTAAGTGCGGGTTATTTACCACCCTCAAATGGTGGTGATGGTGGTGGTGATAATGGAGATGGAAAGGATGAGGGTAAAAATAATGATGGTGGGGGAGATGGCGACTTTGATAATGGCGGAGGAGATGATTCTGTGGGTGTTTTACCAGCCAGTGCTATGGATCAGGGCGGTGATGGTAATGGTGATATGTCAAGCGATATGGCTGGTGATATGGGAGGTGATATGGGAGGAGATATGGCTGGTTCCATGGATACTCAAGATG ctCCCGATGACCATTCATATGATACAGGAAAGGAATATCCTACGCCACCGCCCGGTTGGTTGAAAGAACATCCCGAATCGGCTCAAGATCATCCCCATCATGATCATCATCCTGAAAAACCCGATATAGAGTTCGATCATAGCcatgatcatcatcatcaacccGATATTATATTTGATCATGATCACGATCACTATCATCATTCCTATCCCTCATATCCATCCTATCCCTcatatcatcatcattatcctGAAATTATTTATGATGATCATCATCATGATCATCATGTTGAGCCGCCACCGACCACAACGGAAGCCCCACTACCCGAACCACCACCAGAGCCACGTGTTAAGAAATACAGTTATTTCTATATTGGCCGTAAACTTTGGTATATTCCTTTGTATTTCACCATTTGGTTTAGTTTTTATGTGCTGTGGTTGATTTTGAAATCTATAGCCAGACATAAG GTTAATTTACCCAATCATTATGTTTCCCGCAGAAGTGTGAATTATGATTTCTCCAAAAACAAACAGGAAACTCTAAATCAACTTACTGTGTCTGTTTTAGATCAAATTGATAAATTTAAGAGAAAATATATGaactga
- the LOC135951907 gene encoding transcription factor grauzone-like gives MRGKHLTKANNPKEDDTDSPPTWLNWCRLCAKRELSEQENSSIFAKNEAGKQGSDLATSVGKYFWVNIKPDDEISQCLCWDCQELVEELVIFTERVNKVQTLFCLLQNIKPETSAEADKFRSQCGLVDEAWQHIIKPDPPKVQEPPKPLFMDQQVQTDLNFTPEKQKDQTKNPSSSKDTDEIINILRKGDKNEEYESQAESVAEQGYEYVMTCDNDIEFVVNEEFIVPSNSVDHEEVQQNQQVVTEGEDEMDEDVQDSDLFKELKYKVDDDDDDEEEDEENCKRFKIISQEEEVEVEYQDSSQTLPQHEDEDMEESVEVLDEEDDEDYVNTSESKNHMKVNALELLKAKRGRPFGSKKLGKDSSSYLYECKDCKRSYKNPTVFRKHMVTLHDTIIELKDLQTTNRCKVCNKEFLTQSSLKAHMRHHLPDEEKFNVPCPYCDRKFSQVGAMRQHVNGIHHQMKPFICDQCGRACKTMAALTEHQLVHTSECPFECEVCHKTFKNKPRLKSHMDTHNKSVYKCSECDLELNTRRTLLQHRLVHSDVRSFKCEFCDSSFKRSKALKNHLILHSGLRPYKCNFCNRAFSNGSNCRAHKKRSHPQELAEEEATGKVAERVPIPKLEELKSAKGVLVQPRKVKRAGRLRDQYLKLLQTEKRKEQQNSQDYADVGAAEKYESYSDFHYEIAKSEIDETESLLDNPSEECEETVIYEIIDEI, from the exons ATGCGTGGTAAACATTTAACAAAAGCAAATAACCCCAAGGAAGATGATACGGACAGCCCACCAACTTGGCTCAATTGGTGTCGTCTGTGTGCAAAACGCGAATTAAGTGAGCAGGAGAATTCATCAATATTTGCTAAAAATGAAGCTGGAAAGCAGGGTTCTGACTTGGCCACCTCggtgggaaaatatttttgggttaat ATAAAACCGGATGATGAGATTTCCCAATGTTTGTGCTGGGATTGCCAAGAACTTGTGGAAGAATTGGTAATATTTACAGAACGTGTTAACAAGGTtcaaactttattttgtttattgcaaaatataaaACCCGAGACATCTGCAGAAGCTGATAAATTTCGTTCACAGTGTGGCCTAGTTGATGAGGCATGGCAACATATAATAAAACCGGATCCTCCAAAAGTTCAAGAACCACCAAAACCATTGTTTATGGATCAACAGGTGCAAACAGATTTGAATTTTACACCCGAAAAGCAAAAAGATCAAACCAAAAATCCGTCATCCTCCAAAGATACGgatgaaattataaatatactaAGGAAAGGCGATAAGAATGAGGAATATGAAAGTCAAGCTGAATCTGTAGCGGAACAAGGCTACGAGTATGTCATGACTTGTGATAATGACATAGAATTTGTGGTAAATGAGGAATTTATTGTGCCATCCAATAGTGTAGACCATGAAGAAGTCCAACAGAACCAACAGGTGGTAACCGAGGGAGAGGATGAAATGGATGAAGATGTTCAAGATAGTGATCTTTTCAAAGAACTCAAATATAAagtggatgatgatgatgatgatgaggaggaggatgaagaaaattgtaaaagatttaaaattatttcgcaAGAGGAAGAAGTGGAAGTAGAGTATCAAGATTCCTCACAAACATTACCGCAACATGAAGACGAAGATATGGAAGAGTCTGTCGAAGTGCTGGATGAAGAGGATGATGAGGATTATGTTAATACCAGCGAAAGTAAAAATCATATGAAAGTTAATgcacttgagttattaaaagcAAAGCGTGGAAGACCTTTTGGCTCAAAGAAATTAGGCAAAGACAGTTCCTCCTATCTCTACGAATGTAAAGATTGTAAACGTAGTTATAAAAATCCCACTGTCTTCCGTAAACACATGGTAACCTTACATGACACCATAATAGAATTAAAGGATCTACAGACAACCAACAGATGCAAAGTCTgcaataaagaatttttaaccCAAAGTAGCTTAAAAGCGCACATGAGACATCACCTGCCCGATGAAGAAAAATTCAATGTACCCTGTCCCTATTGTGATCGTAAATTTTCCCAAGTGGGTGCCATGAGGCAACATGTTAATGGCATACACCACCAGATGAAACCTTTCATATGCGATCAATGTGGTCGAGCTTGTAAAACAATGGCAGCTCTTACGGAACATCAATTGGTGCACACCAGCGAATGTCCCTTTGAATGTGAGGTGtgtcataaaacatttaaaaataaacctaGACTCAAATCGCATATGGATACACATAACAAATCTGTCTATAAATGTTCCGAATGTGATCTAGAGTTGAATACAAGAAGAACTTTACTGCAGCATCGACTGGTGCACAGTGATGTCAGAAGTTTTAAGTGTGAATTTTGTGATTCTTCCTTCAAGAGATCAAAAGCATTGAAAAATCATTTGATTTTGCATTCGGGTCTGAGACCCTACAAATGTAATTTCTGCAATCGAGCATTTTCAAACGGTTCAAATTGTAGGGCTCACAAAAAACGCTCCCATCCCCAAGAATTGGCCGAAGAGGAGGCCACCGGCAAGGTAGCAGAACGTGTACCCATACCTAAACTAGAGGAACTAAAATCAGC CAAGGGAGTTTTAGTGCAGCCTCGTAAAGTTAAGCGAGCCGGTCGTTTGCGCGATCAGTACCTTAAACTATTGCAAACCGAAAAACGCAAGGAACAACAAAATTCTCAAGATTATGCAGATGTTGGTGCTGCGGAAAAGTATGAATCGTATTCTGATTTTCACTATGAAATTGCCAAATCGGAAATTGACGAAACCGAATCTTTGCTGGATAATCCTAGTGAGGAATGTgaagaaactgttatatacGAAATTATTGATGAGATCTAA